CAACAATCTCTGCATGCGGTAGCTGCACTCCTTGCGGAGGAGGTTGCCCCTCTCCCAAGCCAAAGCCAACTCCTAAACCAACCCCAAGCCCTAGCTCTGGCATGGGAAAGTGCCCTAAAGATACCCTCAAGCTTGGTGTCTGCGCCAATGTGCTCAACGGCCTCCTCGACTTGACCCTTGGCAAGCCACCGGTCGAACCATGCTGTACCCTCATTCAAGGACTCGCTGATGTTGAAGCAGCCGTTTGTCTCTGTACCGCTCTTAAGGCTAACGTTCTTGGAATCAACTTGAACCTTCCGATCTCTCTCAGTCTTCT
The Raphanus sativus cultivar WK10039 chromosome 1, ASM80110v3, whole genome shotgun sequence DNA segment above includes these coding regions:
- the LOC108814742 gene encoding 14 kDa proline-rich protein DC2.15, translated to MASSSITLFLALNLIFFTTISACGSCTPCGGGCPSPKPKPTPKPTPSPSSGMGKCPKDTLKLGVCANVLNGLLDLTLGKPPVEPCCTLIQGLADVEAAVCLCTALKANVLGINLNLPISLSLLLNVCSKQVPPGFQC